In Oscillospiraceae bacterium, the genomic window GGTTCAAAACAGGTCAGACCATGCCAAAACAGGCCAAACAATCTGAAAAGGAAAAACCCCGAAAACCGCATGGTTTCGGGGTTTTTGAGCTGTTTTGAACTGAAATCAGCGCTTGCTGAACTGAGGCGCGCGACGGGCAGCCTTGAGGCCGTATTTCTTACGTTCCTTCATACGAGGATCGCGGGTCAGGAAGCCAGCCTTCTTCAGGACAGTGCGGTTCTCATCGCTCTGCTGCAGCAGGGCACGGCTCAGGCCGTGGCGGATAGCGCCAGCCTGACCGGAAACACCGCCGCCGGAAACGCGGACGACGACGTCATACTTGCCCTCCAGGCCCAGCAGGACCAGCGGAGAACGGACGATCAGCTTCAGGGTCTCCAGACCAAAGTAGTTGTCGATGTCACGATCGTTGATGGTGACCTTGCCGGTGCCGGTGTAAACGCGAACGCGGGCAACGGAATCCTTA contains:
- the rpsI gene encoding 30S ribosomal protein S9; amino-acid sequence: MYETKPYFYGTGRRKDSVARVRVYTGTGKVTINDRDIDNYFGLETLKLIVRSPLVLLGLEGKYDVVVRVSGGGVSGQAGAIRHGLSRALLQQSDENRTVLKKAGFLTRDPRMKERKKYGLKAARRAPQFSKR